The window GACAGGGCATTCCCTCGCAGCAGGTTGGCGACGTCGCTGCCGAACTGCACCATCACAGGATCGACATTGAGTGTTCCCATCTCGTCGAGTTGGCGGGCTTGTTGGTCGTTCCATTTTGCCATGCCGCCGGTGGTTTTGGATTTATGTTTGCGAACCTGTTCGATCCGTTTGTTAACGTTGTCGAAGTAGTGTTTCGTCGTGTAGGCGACCCGGTCGGCTTCACTTCCGGGAGAATCGCTGAGGGTGATGAGTTTCTCCGAGACGTTGTCGGCTGCACCGAGCAGGCTAAAGATATTCAGGAGACCGGTTAGCGAGGCTTCGGAGATGGGGCCTTGGAAAGATAGTCGATTGCCTTTGACAGTCGCTTCCCATGTCAGGACTTCGGGGGCGGCGGTACCGCTGCGTTCGAGAATCTCGGCGAGCAAATCACCGGCGATCGGCTTGAGGCTGGCCGGGGACCGTTCAAAATCGACAGCAAGGATGCACTGCGATAGGCTTTCGCGGCCAATGATCACGCTAACGCCCCGCACGCTGGCGAGGATACCGGCAACCGTCTTGGGCTGCTGCGCTTGGAGCGAATCAAACTTTTCAAGTTTTGCTTCGAGGGGCACAGCGGACACGATATTGCTCAGTTCAGCGGCGAGCATCATCGAAAGATATGACTCCGGTTGGGCCGATACGGTGGCCAAGTAACTGGAAGCATTGAGCGTGCCCGTTGGGGTGATCCAACGACCTAGCAACGAACGGTCGGCCGGTCGCAAGAATCCCAGGCGGTTATCTTTCATGGGAACAAAATAGGTCTGCCGGGGCGACCAGACGACGTCGTGCCCCACGATCGTATCGATGTAGCCGGAAACGGTCGACGCAAGTTTCGTGGCATCCGTGGGCGATTTGATCATCGCATAGCCCGCCTCCCAACGAGGGTGCAAACTAACGAAATCGAGGTCGGAGATCATCCAAAGTTCTTCAATGTTGTCCGTCACGCGCGTGGACAGATCGGCGTCCTTAGTGAGTTGGTTCAAAGCGGGAACGTTGACGTACAGCACCGCATTGGCCGGGGCCGGTGAGCGTTCGAGCAGCGTGGCTAGTTTCCGTTCCTGGGCCCAGGCGGGCAGACCGGTGAGGGTCGCGACCGCCAGCGATAGCGAGAGAACGCAGGTTTGAATCGATTTCATGAGCAGGGCCAACTTCAAGGGCGGATGATGTCAGGGTGAGAATTCCGGTGATTGAGCAGGCTCTACCACACCGCAGTGCGGCAGACGCCAATGCGACTAATCTAATCGAAAAGGTAGCTCGTCGCGCCATCTACATTCCAGATTTCGACTATCCTGACTCTCTGCGAGGCATGATGCAAATTCGCCAGGTGAACGTCGATTTGTCCAATCGGGAGGCATGGGAAATCGGAATTGGCAGCCAGGTGCCGGAAAGTCCCCTGGGCCATGGCGACGCGGGTGATTGCTCAAATCGAGGCTGCGGGATTTCTGAGAATGTTTTTGATTCGGGCCCAGAGTTGGTTACGATATTTGCTCTGAGAATTGGCTTGTGTTTCTGCAAAGGGTTTTGTAATGCGATTTCGAATGGTACGGCACTGGGTCGCCGCAACAATGTTGTTGGGAATGTGCACACCGACCCAGGCGGCCGAAGAGGACTCAAGCGTACGTGATGTGATCAAGGAGTATGTCGCCGCATTCAATGCGAAAGACGCCGACAAACTTGCCACGATGTGGGCCGAAGATGCCTCCCACGTCGATCACGAATTGATGCAAACGACCACCGGCCGCGATCAAATCATGGCGGATATTGAAGTCGTTTTTTCTGAGCCCGATGACATTAAACTCTTTGGAAGTATCGCGTCGGTACGGATGATTACGGGAGAGGTTGCGAGTATCACGGGCGAGGTCGGCGTGTCGATTAGCGATCAGGATCCCTCGCTGAATCGATTTTCGGCGATCGTCGTGAAAAATGACGACGGTTGGCAAATTGATTCTATGGAAGAAATGCCCGTGCCCCAGCCATTGTCGAGCGCCGCGGCTCTCGCGCCGCTAGATTGGTTGATCGGCGATTGGCAGGACGCGACCGAGGAGGACCCCGTCCATACTCACGTGCACCCAGCAGTCGGCGGTGCGTTCCTCCTCCGTTCGTGCACGAGTGAGGCCGCCCAATCTACTCAGATCATTGGGTGGGACGCGCGGGCAAGAGAGATTCAATCATGGACCTTTAACAGCGACGGGTCACACGGCCATGCCACCTGGGCCCAAAATGGCGGCGACAGGCTGCTCCGCACCGTGCAGACGCTCGCCGATGGTCGCATAGCCTCAGGGACCTATGTGATCCACCGCGAGAATGATGATGAGTTCACGATTAAATTGATGGGGCGAGAAATTGACGGGCAACCCCAGCTGCCGACCGAACCGGTGACCGTGCGACGCATGCCAGCGGTCAGCAACTAACCATGCAGACGTCTCTCGGCGAACCCTTCCCGAAAAGCCTACGCGTTCAAAACTGACCCAGAGGATCAATCGATGCGACACAGCAATTGGTATTTTATCGTGGCGATGGCCATCGCGTGGTCATCGGTCAGCGCCAACGACGTCGCTGCCCGAGGGTTTAAAGGCGGAGGCGGAGGCGGAGGCGCCCGCCCGGGCGGCGGGGGGGCGCGACACGCCAGTATGCCGAATATGAGCGGTGGCGGAGCGCGAGCGTCGGCGGCTCATCGTCCCAGCGTTAGTCGGCCCAGCGTCAGCCGCCCAACTCCAAGTCGCCCTAGCGTCAGCCGTCCCAGCGTTAGCCGCCCTAGTGTCAGCCGTCCTAGTGTTAGCGGCCCTAGTGTCAGCCGTCAAGTGTTGACCGCCCCAGCGTCAGTCGTCCCAGCGTTAGTCGCCCAAGTGTCA of the Allorhodopirellula heiligendammensis genome contains:
- a CDS encoding YybH family protein, yielding MRFRMVRHWVAATMLLGMCTPTQAAEEDSSVRDVIKEYVAAFNAKDADKLATMWAEDASHVDHELMQTTTGRDQIMADIEVVFSEPDDIKLFGSIASVRMITGEVASITGEVGVSISDQDPSLNRFSAIVVKNDDGWQIDSMEEMPVPQPLSSAAALAPLDWLIGDWQDATEEDPVHTHVHPAVGGAFLLRSCTSEAAQSTQIIGWDARAREIQSWTFNSDGSHGHATWAQNGGDRLLRTVQTLADGRIASGTYVIHRENDDEFTIKLMGREIDGQPQLPTEPVTVRRMPAVSN